The stretch of DNA tgattataatatataaatactgagAATTATTTTAAACACTTGTAAATGTATGCCTTGTGACGAGTTTATTTTATAAACTTAGGAAATTAATTTCTTTCTAAATATTCGATTGCATTTAAGTTAATATGATTTGATTGGTCACCAATACATTATTTGAGGCTTCTTTTGTTGGTCTTTGATTGGTCACCAATACATTATTTGAGGCTTCTTTTGTTGGTCTTTGATTGGTCACCAATACATTATTTGAGGCTTCTTTTGTTGGTCTTTGATTGGTCACCAATACATTATTTGAGGCTTCTTTTGTTGATGTATAATAGACCTAAAATAAAATTATAGGTGTTACATAAATGATTCTCAAACTATATAGCCTAGTTGACCTTTATACCGTGTTAATTTTACGTTCTGTCGTTAATATTATGAGAGAAACAAAAagcagatttttctttttattcagaatcAATTAATTGCTGAACACAAAGATAAATGCCATTCTTATTTTTTTCAGCGCTGCGTGGTGGTGCAAGAGGTCTTTCCAGACGGGCCAGTAGCTATGGATGGTCGTTTACAGGCTGGGGACCAAATAATTGAAGTAGATGGACAGCCTATGTCTTCTGCTACCCATCATGTTGTCTGCCAAGCCCTTAGGAGAGCTCAACCTGTTTTAAGACTTGGAGTCTACCGTGAAAGGATTGAAGCTCAGAGAAATATTTCAAATGTTGGCACTAACTCCATTCCTACAAACACCTATCAGCCTCAACCAGGTGAGAGATACGTGCTTGATTGATACAAATTCATTGCATTTTAACATTTTATTAACTGATTGTTGCAatttataacaattttttttttactgtttacatGACATTTTTTACTTTTTACATAACATCCTCTGCTTATAGGTGAAGCAATGATGGTCACCTTGAGGAAAGAGAGCAGTCGTCAATTAGGTTTGAAGTTAGGTGGCCGTCGCACAGAGCCAGGGATCTTCATCATGGAAGTTATGGAAGGTTCCGTAGCTGCCCAAGATGGTAGACTTCATCCCCACGATCGTATCTTGGCTATCAATGGTGTTGATGTACGGTATGCCAGACTTGATAATGCTTCACGGTTGATCCAACAGACTCGTCATCATGTGAGTCTCGTTGTGAGTCGAGGTGCAGCAGCTACCAGTGTTGTTGATTCACCAGGTCCCCCGCCAGAGTATCAACATCTCTTCAGACGTCCTGATCCAGCTCTTCCTGTGCATCACTGGCGAACGAAATCAGCCCCTGACCCCTTGGTTCCCAAGTTAGAATACCACAACAAGGATATGAACAAAACCATTGGAGATGTTGGTGATGGGCTTGATGGGCTTGGAAGTGACCTTATGGGAAGTGCCGACGAGCTAGGCCTTTCTGCTTCTTGCGAATCACTGGATGAAAGGGGATCCTCAGTTTCTAGGAAAGATAATTCTCTTCGCCATTCAAATGGATCACTGATGTCCCCTGGAGAACAACATAGTAGTTCACTTGGTTCACTAAACGGAGTTGGAATGCAATACCAAAGTAATGGTTCGGTTGGGATGCAATACCAAAGTAATGGATCCTTGGGTTCAATGGGAACTCCTCTTCATCAGAGTTCAGGTAGTATATCCTCTGTTATGAGAATAGGTGAAACCCTTCTTGAAGAAGATATAGGTCCCCCAGCACTGCCACCACGGCATAGGCATGCCCTTGCACGGACACGGTCTAGTGAACAGCTGGAGCCTCAAGAATCTACAAGTATTGACAGCCCACGTGAGACATTGCAAAAGCAACAAAATCTTGACGTTTCCGCGTTGAGTAGTGGATCAGGATATTCTGTTGGAGTTCAAGGAGTAGAAGTACCTGATGGTTCAACATGTAGTAGGATGAGAAGTCGTAGGTCTCGTGATTCAAGTGACATGTCGGACCTTGTTCATGGGCTAAGAAGGTCCCTGCGCATTGACAGTGCTCAGCTTCACCAGAAAACTGTAACTATATCAAAGGTAATTAGCATATTAGTTTCAATTATTCCATCGTTCAATTCTCATTTTTAAAGCAGAATAATTAGTCCTACACATTTCTCCACATAACCATTTGTTAAGCTATGAGAACCCTTGAATTTTATGTGCGTATTAAGGAGCTTTAAGAGTTAGTAAAAACAAATTGGATTTTATAACAACTCATTGATAGAAGGATTAAGAGAAaccttaattttcagctttttCATACTTTTAAAATTTACAATTGACAATTGTCACTAAACATAATTTTTTTACAGGCAGGGAATGAGAGTTTGGGCATGAGGATTGGCGGTGGAATTGGAAGTAATGAAGGTGACACACCCATTTATATCGCAAACATTAATCCTCAAGGGCCTGTTGGAAAATCAAAACAGGTCAAGGTGTGTAAAATTTGAATTTGTTTTGTGAGTTATAGTTTTAAATGATGCTGTTTACATAATTACACCAAGCAGTTACATTATCATATAATCTTGCCCATTATAATATTAGACAGCTGTGTACAGTATCTGAAAGCATGTCCTGTGTTCACTTAAAAACCaactttattttacatatagtaaaATTCTTGCTTGCTTGTTTTGTGGGAGGTGATAATGGTGGTTATTCATTGGAATCTGAGATATCAGTCATTTATAACTTTTGATACTTGATCACCAAATTGGAAACTGGTAACTGAACACTTTTGACTACCAAATTGGTAACCTCATTAGAACTATTGTTAAGCATTTCTACATTTTTATATTGTGTAAAGGAATGTTTGTTTTAGTCTTTAGTTAGTTaggcttttctcatttttttttctcattttttttttctgtttacagaAGGAATTCCCTTTTGTTACAGAAGGAATTTGTCAAGGTTAATTTCATATGTAAATTTGCTCGTTTCTCATAATTTAGTTGTCGTCCTCCATGAGAATCGGCCCTTAAATGCCAGTGATGTTAATTAATATTTAGGATTTGGTTTTTTGTGGCGACTTCTACTTGGTGCCTGGCTATTATTGAATCTCTCTTGCTATATATTCTCCCTAGTATCATCTTAAACATGGTTGGCAGCATATGCAAGGGAGATACTCCTTGCCTCTAATGGGGGTATCTCCTAGGGAAATTTTTTCACCTAGGCCACAAATGCTAGTTGGCCAACAAAAGCTAATtatcaatttcttttgtttctggAGAAAATTCATCTTGTAAATCAATTTTTATTCCTTGACCTTTCAAACGAATCTGGTTCATGACAAGACATCTTCCCATACCCTGAGATTTTCCCTGGCATCGAAACCATTTCCATGTCCACATGATGGGAATTTAAGACAGGAATCTTACGAGCACacagatgccagaaaactcttgtGTAATTGATTGTAAGCAAAACTCCACTCACTGATAGGAATTCCTGTGATGCACAGCTCAGTGTCTCAGTCCCCTACTTGCTCTTCAAAGGATAAAGCTCTTGTTACTTTGGCCTCTAAAGAGTCAGATTTTATGCTATCGTCCTTTCTTCCTTATGGTATTGCCCTGGAGTGAGGATTTTACCAGAGTACACATTAAGACCCCCACTCATGTCGGGCGCAGGGCGCACACCGTTGAAGCAATGGCAGCCGATTGCTATCCTGCAAAAGTGGAGAACTATAAGACTTGTTAAGGTTCTTGCATTCATTAGGGAGTAAAAGGGCCACAGGATGACTGCCATGACCTTCTCTACCCATCAATCAATGATCGGACAGTATCCTCCCCTTAGTGGCATTCAAAAGTGACTTGAATGCACACACTTCTCTACCAATCAATCAACAAGTGACCACACTTATGACAGGGACTCAATTGGAGAAACTCTAGCACTGCTATGGAGGCTGGCTGCTTTTATGGCTGGCTATCAAACAACATCCTGGATCGACAACTACTGGGCAACTGCAGTTGCCTACTTCACCACAACCCAGGATTTGGCAAATTTTGAGAGGAAAAAGAAGCAAACCAATTGATCCAGGCAGTTGCCAAACCGGTCACCTCCTTTGAATAACAGTCAGCAAACCAGTCTTCTAACTGCATCCTGAAGGAAAGGGATGCTGTCTTATTTTATCAGGCATGTGGGGCAAGAGGAAGTACCAGTGTTGGAGAGACTACAACTCTATTCCCAAAGAAGAAAGTACTGTACTTGGAAGGTGAGCAAGAACATGAGGCAGTTACTAACAAGTCCCAGGCCACTCGAGCAGCAACGACAAATAGCAATAACAAAGCTACAAAGTCTCAATACGCTTTTAAAGGCTCTTGCAATATCCAGATCTGCACCTCCCTTTCATCCCCAGCCTATCCAGTTCAGGAAGGGGGCACCTCCCTTTCATCCCCAGCCTATCCAGTTCAGGAAGGGGGTTGTTGAAGTTGATATTCCCTTTCTATAACTGCTGTGAGGTGCAGGGAGTTCCTAGCAATCTGTTGGTCAATGGTTGCTGCGACACTGAACAGAGCTGGTAGGCAAGTCCATTGGGATGAAAACCATTTGCTAACTTCTATCATTCCTAGTTCCAGACCTATCATCCATGCAACCTTGAAGCTGTGGCCCCCTGTAGCAAGTTAAAAAACAAATGCTCGAAAAGAAGATGCACAAGGTAGTAGTAAGAAACTATTCTCAGAACTATTTCAGTGGGCTTTTTCTTTTATCAAGTTTATTCTTCAACATCTTTCACCATACCATCCACCATCAGGAAAAAATATTTCATGCTTGCTGTAGTTTGCTGTAGTCCCTATAAGATGTGTCTTTTCAGATCTTTGTGGTCCTATCGAAATTACCTTCACTTCGTTCTCAGTAGTGTACCAGTTCAAAGGCCTTTGCTTTTTGGACTGTCTACTGCTCCTAAATTGTTCACCCTAATATCTACATGGGGCTCACTCAAATAGGATTCACCAACTAATGTACCTCAACAGTTTGGTGATCCTGAAGCAAAAGTCTCCTGGAAAAATCCAGTCTTGCATCCAAGCAGAAGATGGAATACCTGGGTATGCTGATAGACGAGACAAGATATATAATTTTCCCATTGGACAATCATATCAGCAGATCATGGAGGGAGCTCAACCATTGGTTGTCTGATCTAACATTAATGTCCAGCATAACATAGTTCTTCATTAGAGAAGTTCAAGTTCTTCTCTCACAGGCACATGCACCAGAGATCACTCTCATGATGTTTGACACTTCACTGGTCAGCAACCAGCAATCCCCTCTCAGTGATTAGCCTGGTGGTTAAATGACAAAACCTCATCATTGGAGTTCCACTCCACTCCTTACCTCCAGAAACGGTTATGTTCACAGCCGCATGCAAGGAGAAGGGTCATGCACCTGAAAAACCAGACCACTTAGAAGTTAATGGTCCAGAGAAGAAAAGCACCAGCAAAGAAACTTGCTAGAAAGCAGTGCTGCTAGTACCACAAGCTTTCTGACAGTTTGATAGTgtactcagtagtgttgatgagcgtcAACACAATTTTCATGCTTATTGACAAATAAAAGGACAATCATTTCACAGAGCAAAGCAGGTACATGTAGAGTTATTTGcaagcttcattccaggcaaaagaatCTTGCTAGTTGACTTGTTAAGTTGCCAGGGGAAGGTTGTGTAGCATTGGAATGATCCCTGTATTGCATAAAGACTTGCTCGCCACTTAGTAGAATGAAGAAACTCGACGTACATGGTATTGTCGGAAGTATTCAAGGACCTCATGGGACATCACGGGACGTGCGTCTTGCCACCCCTCTGCCTGATCTGTTGATTAATCCAAACTGTGTCTCAGGATGACTGTCTGGCTTCCTATTGGACACAAGCCGAATGGTATCCTGACCTGATGTTCGTTGTCCAGTTACAGATAGAATTTACCCCAGTGGCCTTTCTTATTTGTAAGTCCCACTTGCAGGGGAACTACAACTCTGTTCCTCTACTTGTCACAGTTGGTGATTATCCAGTATCTTCTCTGAACAAAAGTTTTTTCACGAGGCATTGTATTGGAGATTTTTGGACAACTGCAGAAATCCTGTGTTACTGTCTTCCAGAGAGTGTGAGCTAGTTTCTGCAGTTGCTTTACAGTTTTCCTCTACTATTTTGGTCAGACTCCACAGCGGAAGGTACTAGGCATCGAGCCTGGTTTTCAGAATGACAGGTTTGACACCTGTCCTCTGGGAAATTTTTATCCTTGCAAGGAGCTTGAAACAATCATCTCCTTCCAGGTAGTTCATCATTTTTTAATTGGGTTATCACTTATGTTTAACCATGCCTTTTATCGCTCCAGCCACAGGCAGCAGAAGACAGTTTGTCTAGCTCGACGTTTAGTGGCTTCAACACCTCGGTGGCTCTCGTGGAGTCTCTGGCGAGTGTGTGGCGACGTAGAGCAGTAGGAACTATTATTCTGGCTCGGCTCCATAGAGCACGAGGGTGCCGTCAGTAGAAAGGGCTTCTCGCAGCTTCCAATACGGTAGCAAAGCAGCATGCAGGTCATACCGATTCATGGGAAATCCGGACACAATGCAATCATGAATGCGGACAGTCAGTCGGCCTGCGCTGCTGTTGACATGTCCTGTAGAGTTCGGTCGGCGTTGATGATTGTGGCCTCCTCTTCCTGGGAGGCTATTACGACCTTGATGACAGACCTGATGTGTGACGTTACTTCAGCACAGCCGATCATATCCGCAGAAGTTGGGTAGCTGACAGGTGTGCGCGCGACTGTATCTGGAATGCATAAAGACTTGCCAGCACGCCACATTGCAGTAAACTGCTATTGTGACATACGTTCCTTCATTCGCTGGAGCCTTGGGTTTTCGATCATGTCCAGCGTGTAGCTGTTGATAATGGGCACAAGTGGACGATGGTCTGTTTGCAGAGTGAAGGATGGCAGTCCTTGGAGGTACGAACGTCACTTTGTGAGAGCCCAAGATACAGCAAGCATCTCCAACTCAATTGTCGCATACGTCTCGGCGTCTGCAAGAAAGCGGGATCCACACTGGACTACTCAGAGATGTCTGGAACCATGGTCCTGGAGTAGAGCGTAGCCTATTCCGTAGAGACGAGATGCATCAGTCTAGAGAATGGTTGGCAAAGTTGGGTCAAAAGACGCTAGAACCGGAAGGCTTGAGAGTGCTTGCTTCACACTTTTGAAGGCCTGGTCGTGGTCCGGTGTCCAAATAAAAGATCGCTTAGGGCTCATGAGTGGGCGTAAAAGCTGTGCAGTCAGGGCGATATCTGGAGTGACCTCTGCCAGTTGGTTAACTAACCCCATGAAAAAACATAAGTCCGTCAAGTTGGAAGGTGTGGATCGGCAGCTATTCCTTCTTCGGAAAGGGCGAATCCACAGAAATTTACTCGGGGTCTTCGCTACTACGATTTATCTCTGTTGAGTGTGATGCTGTTTTTCCGACAGCTTGTGAGTAATTCGTGGATCCTGTGGTAATATGCCAGTAAGTAGTCGTCAAAAATGAGAATGTCATCGACagccttgacacatttcttcataccctggagagctaGGTCCCCGCGGTAACAGTAGGCGTTGCCAGTAAAGCTCATAGGTCCTCGGCAAGGCTGGAAGCGTCCATAAGGAGTAATGAAAGTGGCGAGATGATGGTCCTCCTCCGCTAGCTCCATCTGCCAGTAACAGTGTAAAGCGTCCACAGTGGTGAAGAATTTGGCTGTGGGATCGACGGTACAGACAGCAGCTATGGGTGTGGGCGAAGGTTGGCTGGTCTGGAGTCTTGAGTGTTCAGCTtggtgagatccactgtgatgCGAACTCCCTTTGCCTTTAGGACGACAACTAGAGGGTGGCACCATTCCGATGGCTTGTCTCCACAAGGCTTGATGATACCCTGCTGGACCATAAGAATCTAGCACAATCTTGACAGGTTCGGGGAAAGCATAGGGGATTTGCTGTGGGGTGTGAATGGCGAATGGAACAGTGTCCTCTTTAAGGTGAATTTTCATTGGTGGTCCTGCCATCTACCTCAGTGgagctgctttaaggtcctccttagacacAAGCACATGAGGGAAGGTTCTAAGGAAATTTTCTTGGGCCTCAGCTGGGGTAGAGTTGGCATGAAGGGGTAGCTCCTTACATCGGTTCACGTGGACGACCTGTAGGATGAGCCGTGGAAAGTCTGGCGGTATGATGGCCAACTCCTTGCAGTGTGCGTAGGACAGGAGTGGCATCTGGATACCTAAATGGACTTGGATCATGACATGACAGGATCGGTTGGCCAAAGACAGAGTGGCCTTAAAGGTACCTAAAGCTGGTGTCATCTGTGATCCATCTGCTGTGTGTCACTGAGGTGGTAGAATGTTGTAGCTCGTTCCTGGTGATTTGAAGCAGTTTCAAGTGCTGAGGACCCATCACTGATACATCAGCTCCTGTGTCTGGCAGCATCACATAATCTTGGATGTCTTGCCCTTGTAGGTGAAATCGAGGGTTATGGGTGCCGGTGAAGGGCAAGTTGTTGTGGAAAGGGCCTCAACCTTGCGACAATTTCTGCCCTGCTTGGCATTCATCTGCTGTCGGCAACATCTGTCGTAGTGACCCACTCGGTCACAGTGTCTACACGTGGCCTTGTTGGCAGGACactttgaagttttattccagtgtcCCTTGCTGGCACAGTTTCTGCATATGCTGTCAGCAGCTGGACACTTTTCTGTAGAGCCATGCTTCTTTGTGCAGGAAAGGCACGAAGTGCCCTTGTTAGAGTTTGGGTGAGAAGTGGCACCTTTGCTGCCAtgtcctttgattttttttctaagtaGAGAATGCACACAATTTAGAAGGAGGGGCACGTATGGGGGTGGTGGCTCCTTGTGGCCTCATAGGAGTCACATTCATTGACCATGGTGGCC from Palaemon carinicauda isolate YSFRI2023 chromosome 5, ASM3689809v2, whole genome shotgun sequence encodes:
- the LOC137641473 gene encoding ligand of Numb protein X 2-like — translated: MEVNEESGVDAGLGGLGGGSCRSGRRRTCRTCGQQHQPHEPHLYDYTDDVDEDVTCHICLQPLVTPIDTPCGHTFCRPCLLSFLTVQQSCPVDRKPLSQQLCSPSSLVLKKLLEKLKVKCPNVDHCDMEMPRGDLEDHLKYRCPGNWVSCPYSTSGCDYRGPQRSMTAHSTSCSYKDHGVSRPPILEGEISHVEIPRTHTALGIAIVGGSDTPLRCVVVQEVFPDGPVAMDGRLQAGDQIIEVDGQPMSSATHHVVCQALRRAQPVLRLGVYRERIEAQRNISNVGTNSIPTNTYQPQPGEAMMVTLRKESSRQLGLKLGGRRTEPGIFIMEVMEGSVAAQDGRLHPHDRILAINGVDVRYARLDNASRLIQQTRHHVSLVVSRGAAATSVVDSPGPPPEYQHLFRRPDPALPVHHWRTKSAPDPLVPKLEYHNKDMNKTIGDVGDGLDGLGSDLMGSADELGLSASCESLDERGSSVSRKDNSLRHSNGSLMSPGEQHSSSLGSLNGVGMQYQSNGSVGMQYQSNGSLGSMGTPLHQSSGSISSVMRIGETLLEEDIGPPALPPRHRHALARTRSSEQLEPQESTSIDSPRETLQKQQNLDVSALSSGSGYSVGVQGVEVPDGSTCSRMRSRRSRDSSDMSDLVHGLRRSLRIDSAQLHQKTVTISKAGNESLGMRIGGGIGSNEGDTPIYIANINPQGPVGKSKQVKKGDVLLSVNGQSLLGLTHGQAVGFLKATAELAGVTLSLLDGPETSPGSANFIPSWLYWQKLPRTLHVSKSVVLHRSQGASLGFSIVGGSDPQRGDEPIHVLFVVQSSPAAVDGKLRCGDRLLSVDGHSLEMVRHAAAVSLLKQAGQRVHLEVVSWLGTEL